A genomic region of uncultured Paludibaculum sp. contains the following coding sequences:
- a CDS encoding FAD-dependent oxidoreductase, whose protein sequence is MLTRRAFTLTLATAGAAAAPLSADVIVYGGSPAGLAAAAAVVRDGLSVIVIEPSTHIGGLITGGIACTDTGTPQFVGGLAAEFFDAVAAETHRLYPKPTTPKLLFRGQSLDWRAPRNWDLEPKVARQIFEGWVKKGGYRVIRDQRVASVRLNEKRITAIRLTNGTELVGKVFVDASYEGDLMARAHVPYTWGRESQAEYQEPLAGVRAAHFTRNYSEEYYGKPGIEYTHHGQFGADIPGRDKTGRLLWGISEQSLAEAGSADRRIQAFCFRLIATQRDDLRVAWPKPDRYIPERYELLLRYIQAHPGISFARLVHFSAIPNGKFDLNASGPFSIDYVGGNVDYPDGDYPVRDRIYRDHVDYQKGFLWFLAHDERVPKELRDEVNSWGLCRDEYPDTGHWPVQIYIREARRMKGDYFMTEHDILKNKRKDDSIGMGSFVLDSHWVQRFVNAQGHVRIEGHLDESIPLSKSPYDIPYRSITPRKDDCRNLLVPVCVSATHVAICTIRMEPVYMMLGHAAGQAAAMAARTGAAVQDVNGSALTSKLRGQGAVLGPGQARPVNATPAI, encoded by the coding sequence ATGCTGACCAGAAGAGCATTCACCCTCACCCTAGCGACGGCGGGCGCGGCGGCGGCGCCGTTGAGTGCCGATGTCATCGTCTATGGGGGATCGCCCGCCGGGCTAGCCGCGGCGGCGGCTGTGGTCCGCGACGGTCTTTCGGTGATCGTCATCGAGCCCTCCACGCACATTGGTGGACTCATCACGGGCGGCATCGCGTGCACCGACACCGGCACACCTCAGTTTGTCGGAGGGCTGGCCGCCGAGTTCTTCGACGCAGTTGCGGCAGAGACGCACCGCCTGTATCCGAAACCGACGACGCCGAAGCTGCTGTTTCGAGGGCAGTCCCTCGACTGGCGTGCGCCCCGCAACTGGGACCTGGAACCCAAGGTGGCGCGACAGATCTTCGAGGGATGGGTGAAGAAGGGCGGCTACCGCGTCATCCGCGATCAGCGGGTGGCATCGGTGCGGCTGAACGAGAAACGGATCACGGCGATCCGTCTGACGAACGGAACGGAGTTAGTGGGGAAGGTCTTCGTGGATGCGAGCTATGAGGGCGACCTGATGGCGCGCGCGCATGTGCCGTATACGTGGGGCCGCGAAAGCCAGGCCGAGTATCAAGAGCCGCTGGCCGGGGTTCGCGCTGCCCACTTCACGCGGAACTACAGCGAGGAGTACTACGGCAAGCCGGGTATCGAGTACACGCATCACGGACAGTTTGGCGCGGACATCCCGGGCCGCGACAAGACAGGAAGACTCTTGTGGGGGATTTCGGAGCAGTCCCTGGCGGAAGCCGGTTCAGCCGACCGGCGGATTCAGGCTTTCTGTTTCCGGCTGATTGCCACTCAGCGCGACGACCTGCGCGTTGCCTGGCCGAAGCCCGATCGCTATATACCGGAACGCTACGAACTATTGCTTCGCTACATACAGGCACACCCGGGTATCAGTTTCGCGCGGCTGGTCCATTTCTCCGCGATCCCAAACGGCAAGTTCGATCTCAATGCCAGTGGTCCGTTTTCCATCGACTATGTCGGTGGCAATGTGGACTACCCCGATGGCGACTACCCGGTACGCGACAGGATCTACCGCGACCACGTCGACTACCAGAAGGGGTTCTTGTGGTTCCTGGCTCATGACGAGAGGGTTCCAAAGGAACTGCGCGACGAGGTCAACAGTTGGGGGCTATGCCGGGACGAGTATCCCGACACTGGCCACTGGCCGGTGCAGATCTACATTCGGGAGGCCCGGCGCATGAAGGGTGACTACTTCATGACGGAGCACGACATTCTCAAGAACAAGCGCAAAGACGATTCGATTGGAATGGGATCGTTCGTGCTCGATTCGCATTGGGTGCAGCGCTTTGTGAATGCCCAGGGCCATGTCCGCATTGAGGGGCACCTCGATGAGTCGATCCCGTTGTCGAAGTCGCCGTACGACATTCCCTACCGGAGTATTACGCCGAGAAAAGACGACTGCCGTAATCTGCTGGTGCCGGTGTGTGTATCGGCGACACACGTCGCGATCTGCACGATCCGGATGGAGCCGGTTTACATGATGTTGGGCCACGCGGCCGGGCAAGCGGCGGCGATGGCGGCGCGCACAGGCGCGGCCGTGCAGGATGTGAATGGCTCGGCGTTGACGAGCAAGCTGCGCGGCCAGGGCGCGGTGCTGGGCCCGGGCCAGGCGCGCCCGGTGAACGCCACTCCGGCGATTTGA
- a CDS encoding TonB-dependent receptor has protein sequence MLRVRTLALAAVLLFVFRGSSSDAQTALGTITGTVTDPGGAAVPNVEIDARAVATGLSYKGVTNESGVYVIPNVPIGAFTVSASAKGFKQVQRTGIGVEVAQRLRVDITLELGNVSETVEVTAEIPRIQTEDSSLGTVVEQKRIADLPLNGRHVFNLVKVVAGVVPKSNSTDGFAEVNNQTFSQMRINGGPVYGNQFLLDGVSNTAAVHNEIAVVPMSDAVEEFRVETNGLKAEFGQTSGGVINVVTKSGGNEFRGSLYEFLRNDALDARNAFSTQPDPRTGRIKQVLRFNQYGGTVGGPVVIPKLYNGRNRTFFFGGWEQWRWRSTGAPQLGTVATAQQRGGDFSQTFDSRGTLIPVYDPATTLPNPNGSGFVRSIFPNNIVPQNRFDVLSARVLPYMPAPNATPTDAFTNANNFISLAKSTSDQTVVSSRLDHRITDTDNLFFRYSFTWNTLRSAGWGLGPADPAARNDQRDNHNAVFAYVKTLSPSMVNDLRFGITRQYLPFLHPSFDQGWPAKLGYPSIIPQDAFPPVQISGLLTIGNPSFSGGLRAQNIGQIVDQLSVIRGTHSIKAGVDLRDWRNSFVNRFNPSGNFSFTAGLTGNPLSPAGTGVGLATFLLGEVSSGSLGYRPFFQARAMPLALYVQDDWKVTRRLTLNLGLRYDISFGLKEIHNRHSNFDGYALNPGTQMQGMLRYSGVGGYQESFINQDRNNVGPRLGFAWDPRGDGKTSIRAAYGLIYTSIEPGAVVPDNQNALGYSVDNQFAASGSQVRALKFSDGPAALIQPLGSAGGPSAFRGQSVRSQRESSPTGYMQQWNFAIQRALWGGWTAQAAYVGTKGTKLFGGSYDLNQLDPQYFSLGLSLQDQVPNPFAGQIRTGALSGATVARSQLLRPFPDYLTVSTWADTDLASIYHSAQFSAEKRFAQGLSLLVSYTWAKLISDCTTIGGGNSAEACLGDYRLGRFNRRLERSLDGDDISHRFVVSGVYELPVGKGKALLTNANRAIEGLIGGWQVNGIGTFQTGTPLSVRGSNNFTGSPYPDVVRDPTLPSGDRTAQRWFDTDAFRNPADFVIGNAPRTLPKTRGPGLSDISFSLFKNFRIAERAKLEVRGELFNALNHVNLNNPNLSFTPDRSGRNSNANFGRITGALEARRMQLGLRLSF, from the coding sequence ATGCTGAGAGTCCGCACTCTCGCCCTAGCGGCGGTGTTGCTTTTTGTATTCCGCGGATCGTCGAGCGATGCGCAAACGGCGTTGGGCACAATCACGGGCACGGTTACCGACCCGGGCGGCGCCGCGGTTCCGAACGTTGAGATCGATGCGCGGGCCGTGGCAACCGGGCTCAGCTACAAGGGCGTAACCAATGAATCGGGCGTCTATGTTATCCCCAATGTCCCGATTGGCGCCTTTACTGTCTCGGCTTCGGCCAAGGGGTTCAAGCAGGTGCAGCGGACGGGTATCGGTGTGGAGGTGGCGCAGCGACTGCGCGTCGACATCACTCTGGAGCTCGGCAATGTGTCGGAGACCGTGGAGGTGACGGCGGAGATCCCGCGCATCCAGACGGAGGACTCCTCGCTGGGCACGGTGGTGGAGCAGAAACGCATCGCCGACCTGCCGCTGAACGGCCGTCACGTATTCAATCTCGTGAAGGTGGTGGCCGGCGTGGTGCCGAAGTCGAACAGCACGGATGGATTTGCGGAGGTGAACAACCAGACGTTCTCGCAGATGCGCATCAACGGCGGACCGGTGTACGGCAATCAGTTCCTGCTGGACGGGGTCTCCAACACGGCGGCCGTCCATAATGAGATCGCCGTGGTTCCGATGTCGGACGCGGTGGAAGAGTTCCGGGTGGAGACCAACGGGTTGAAGGCGGAGTTTGGACAGACCTCGGGCGGAGTGATCAATGTTGTCACGAAGTCGGGCGGGAACGAGTTCCGAGGGTCGCTGTATGAGTTTCTGCGCAACGACGCGCTGGACGCGAGAAACGCGTTCTCGACGCAACCGGATCCGCGCACCGGCCGCATCAAGCAGGTGCTGCGCTTCAACCAGTACGGAGGGACGGTGGGGGGACCCGTCGTGATCCCGAAGCTGTATAACGGCCGGAACCGCACGTTCTTCTTTGGCGGCTGGGAGCAGTGGCGATGGCGGTCCACCGGGGCACCACAACTGGGTACGGTGGCGACCGCGCAGCAGCGCGGCGGCGACTTCAGCCAGACGTTCGACAGCCGGGGCACGCTGATTCCGGTCTACGATCCCGCCACCACGCTGCCCAACCCGAACGGCAGCGGCTTTGTGCGTTCGATTTTTCCGAACAATATCGTGCCCCAGAACCGCTTCGATGTGTTGTCCGCAAGGGTTCTGCCGTATATGCCGGCGCCGAACGCGACACCTACCGATGCGTTCACGAATGCGAACAACTTCATCTCCCTGGCAAAATCGACCTCGGATCAGACAGTGGTCAGCAGCCGCCTCGACCATCGGATCACCGACACGGACAACCTGTTCTTCCGGTATTCTTTCACCTGGAACACGCTGAGGAGCGCGGGCTGGGGTCTGGGGCCCGCGGATCCGGCGGCACGCAACGATCAGCGAGACAACCACAACGCAGTGTTCGCCTATGTGAAGACGCTGTCACCGTCGATGGTCAACGATCTTCGTTTTGGCATCACACGCCAGTATCTGCCCTTCCTCCATCCGAGCTTCGACCAGGGCTGGCCGGCCAAGCTGGGCTACCCATCGATCATCCCGCAGGACGCCTTCCCGCCGGTGCAGATCTCGGGCCTGCTCACCATCGGCAACCCAAGCTTTTCGGGCGGTCTTCGGGCCCAGAACATCGGCCAGATTGTCGATCAACTGAGTGTGATCCGGGGAACCCACAGCATCAAGGCAGGCGTCGATCTGCGCGACTGGCGCAACAGCTTTGTCAATCGATTCAACCCGTCGGGCAACTTCTCATTCACAGCGGGGCTGACCGGCAATCCACTCTCTCCGGCGGGCACGGGTGTTGGCCTGGCCACCTTCCTGCTGGGCGAAGTGAGCAGCGGCAGTCTGGGTTACCGTCCGTTCTTCCAGGCGCGTGCGATGCCCTTGGCTCTGTATGTGCAGGACGACTGGAAGGTGACGAGACGCCTCACCTTGAATCTGGGGCTGCGGTATGACATCAGCTTCGGCCTCAAGGAGATCCACAACCGGCACTCGAACTTCGACGGATATGCGCTGAATCCCGGGACTCAGATGCAGGGTATGCTGCGCTACAGCGGCGTGGGCGGATACCAGGAGTCGTTCATCAACCAGGACCGGAACAACGTCGGTCCCCGGCTGGGCTTCGCCTGGGATCCGCGCGGTGACGGCAAGACCTCGATCAGGGCGGCCTACGGGCTGATCTACACCAGCATCGAACCCGGCGCCGTGGTGCCGGACAACCAGAACGCCTTGGGGTATTCGGTGGACAATCAGTTTGCCGCTTCGGGATCGCAGGTGCGAGCCCTGAAGTTCTCGGACGGACCTGCGGCACTCATCCAGCCGCTGGGTTCCGCAGGCGGCCCCAGTGCCTTCCGCGGTCAGAGCGTCCGGTCGCAGAGGGAGAGTTCGCCCACCGGATACATGCAGCAGTGGAACTTCGCGATCCAACGTGCTCTGTGGGGCGGCTGGACGGCTCAAGCTGCTTATGTCGGGACGAAGGGCACCAAGCTGTTTGGCGGAAGCTACGATCTGAACCAGTTGGACCCGCAGTATTTCTCGCTGGGCTTGAGCCTGCAGGATCAGGTACCCAATCCGTTCGCCGGCCAGATCAGGACCGGCGCCTTGTCTGGTGCCACAGTGGCGCGGAGCCAGCTATTGCGCCCGTTTCCCGACTACCTGACCGTTTCGACGTGGGCCGATACGGACCTGGCGTCGATCTACCATTCCGCCCAGTTCTCGGCGGAGAAGCGGTTTGCACAGGGCCTGTCACTGCTGGTCAGTTATACCTGGGCTAAGCTCATCTCCGACTGCACAACGATTGGCGGCGGAAACTCGGCCGAAGCCTGCCTGGGCGACTATCGGCTGGGCCGGTTCAACCGGCGACTGGAACGCTCGCTGGATGGGGACGACATCTCTCATCGCTTTGTGGTTTCGGGTGTCTACGAACTGCCGGTGGGGAAGGGCAAGGCACTGCTCACGAATGCAAACCGCGCCATCGAAGGATTGATTGGCGGATGGCAAGTCAACGGAATCGGCACGTTCCAGACAGGGACGCCGCTTTCGGTCCGCGGATCGAACAATTTCACCGGCTCACCGTATCCCGACGTCGTCAGGGATCCGACGCTGCCGTCCGGCGATCGCACGGCGCAGAGGTGGTTCGATACCGATGCGTTCAGAAACCCGGCTGATTTCGTGATCGGCAACGCTCCGCGGACTCTGCCAAAGACCCGCGGCCCGGGCCTGTCCGACATCAGCTTCTCGCTTTTCAAGAACTTCCGGATTGCGGAACGGGCAAAGTTGGAGGTTCGCGGCGAGTTGTTCAATGCCCTGAATCATGTCAACCTGAACAATCCGAACCTGTCGTTCACGCCCGATCGTTCGGGCCGGAACAGCAACGCCAACTTCGGCCGAATTACGGGCGCGCTGGAGGCACGGCGCATGCAGCTTGGGTTGCGGCTGTCCTTCTGA
- a CDS encoding arabinose transporter, translating to MVGAEEASERPKSNASSVLPPFLAKLALSAFFCYLTVGIPLPVLSLYVHDTLGFGDFAVGTVVGIQFAATVLTRRYAGKRSDVHGARGAVLRGLSISSLAGVCYLASVLVPAGPWVKLLVLIAGRLILGAGESLLVTGTLTWGIALAGQSRAGRVMSWTGMAVYGALALGSPLGLYLHSHFGFGAVACVVTLLPMLAIAAVRNVEPAPTKAVREAVPFRQVVVSVLRPGGVLALQGVGFGSIGAFISLYFLSHQWWGAGLALSAFGGAFVLVRMLGGHLPDRVGGYRVAWVSLTVETLGQLLLWKAQGPLWALAGAAVTGLGCSLMFPALGTEVVRIAKAENRGSALGAFAAFQDVSYAITGPIMGIVATHAGYAAIFLGGALMSAAGVLLAYPRETAATAPLSAVEEVSG from the coding sequence TTGGTAGGCGCCGAAGAGGCGTCAGAGCGTCCCAAGTCCAACGCTTCCAGTGTATTGCCGCCGTTTCTGGCGAAACTCGCTCTGTCGGCTTTCTTCTGTTACCTCACCGTCGGCATCCCGCTGCCGGTGCTGTCGCTGTATGTCCACGACACGCTGGGATTCGGCGACTTCGCCGTAGGAACGGTTGTCGGCATTCAGTTCGCGGCAACCGTACTGACTCGCAGGTACGCGGGCAAGAGGTCAGACGTGCATGGCGCACGAGGCGCCGTGCTGCGCGGGCTTTCGATCTCATCGCTGGCTGGCGTGTGTTACCTGGCTTCGGTACTGGTGCCGGCCGGCCCGTGGGTGAAGCTGCTCGTGCTTATTGCCGGGCGCCTGATTCTGGGTGCGGGCGAGAGCCTGTTGGTGACGGGCACGCTCACCTGGGGCATCGCGCTGGCTGGGCAATCGCGCGCCGGACGGGTGATGTCGTGGACGGGCATGGCCGTATACGGGGCGTTGGCCCTGGGTTCGCCTCTGGGTTTGTATCTCCACTCGCACTTCGGGTTCGGCGCCGTGGCGTGTGTTGTGACACTGCTGCCGATGCTGGCTATTGCCGCGGTTCGCAACGTGGAACCGGCTCCGACGAAAGCGGTCAGAGAGGCGGTACCGTTCCGTCAGGTGGTGGTGAGCGTGCTGCGTCCCGGAGGAGTGCTGGCGTTGCAGGGCGTTGGATTCGGGTCTATTGGCGCGTTCATCTCCCTTTACTTTCTCTCCCACCAGTGGTGGGGCGCGGGCCTTGCACTGAGTGCGTTCGGCGGCGCGTTTGTGCTCGTCCGGATGTTGGGTGGCCATCTGCCGGACCGCGTGGGCGGGTATAGGGTGGCATGGGTTTCGCTCACGGTAGAGACGCTGGGGCAGTTGCTGCTGTGGAAGGCGCAGGGGCCGCTGTGGGCACTGGCCGGTGCGGCGGTCACGGGACTCGGCTGCTCGCTGATGTTTCCGGCGCTGGGCACGGAGGTCGTGCGGATCGCCAAGGCGGAGAACCGCGGGTCGGCATTGGGCGCGTTCGCGGCCTTTCAGGATGTTTCCTACGCGATCACGGGTCCGATTATGGGCATCGTGGCGACCCATGCCGGGTACGCCGCGATCTTCCTGGGCGGAGCACTGATGTCCGCGGCGGGTGTATTGCTCGCGTATCCCAGGGAGACCGCGGCGACGGCACCGTTGTCGGCAGTCGAGGAAGTGTCGGGATGA
- a CDS encoding ankyrin repeat domain-containing protein produces MTTASTPNNPSIENLRKQAKTLKKAWQNGEAAALRRIRSAHPQYASATDEALTTTPPRLTDCQLVIARELGHQTWRELTAWAQLANQDLPHEFVSLACLCYDDPHYDHRSFHTRAHTLLRRNPWLVDAGIWAASAAGNAAAVEAQLRSDPGLVNKPGPYGWVPLLCACYSRVRPLKPTHSTLEVARILLDHGADPNAYTLKGNADQRLDQTPRRFTALTGLFGGGSTGLENQPPHPRLRQFAELLLQYGADPADEEALDHGHYDKSPCLEILLRHGLTADAPVKRSSTAHSPEPGPHTLLGRELCLASVLGQLDTVKLLLAHSARVNESFRGKTAWQHAMERGHLEIVQLLEKAGAVRAEMSDVDQLIALCMAGDEPGARALLQRVPGLLAQAPRDMVMRAVNTGRKPAVLLALDLGFDPNWLDDNAPIHSAAWKGDAELVNLLLSRGASIALREPWYDGTAIGGAEFFGRTQLRDALLDQPGICLFDALDFGRLDRIPDILARDSAALERTFAECLSRPPKPEDSITPLARMVQRGRIEAVAALLAHGANVAARLPDGRSLVEHAREQGYQQITALLEQYGASA; encoded by the coding sequence ATGACCACTGCGTCCACCCCGAACAACCCTTCCATCGAGAACCTCAGGAAACAGGCCAAGACGCTGAAGAAGGCGTGGCAGAATGGCGAGGCCGCGGCCTTGCGGCGCATTCGATCGGCCCATCCTCAATACGCGTCTGCGACCGACGAGGCGCTCACCACCACCCCGCCACGGCTCACTGACTGCCAACTCGTCATCGCCCGAGAACTGGGCCACCAGACCTGGCGCGAGCTCACTGCCTGGGCCCAACTAGCCAATCAGGATCTGCCGCACGAGTTCGTCAGTCTGGCCTGCCTTTGCTACGACGATCCGCATTACGACCACCGTTCATTCCACACGCGAGCTCACACCCTCCTCCGCCGGAACCCATGGTTGGTTGATGCCGGAATCTGGGCTGCCTCTGCTGCGGGCAATGCCGCCGCGGTCGAAGCTCAACTTCGCTCGGACCCCGGCCTTGTGAATAAGCCTGGACCCTACGGCTGGGTCCCCCTCCTCTGCGCCTGCTACTCGCGCGTCCGGCCGTTGAAGCCCACCCACTCCACGTTGGAAGTCGCGCGTATCCTCCTCGATCATGGAGCCGACCCCAATGCATACACACTCAAAGGTAATGCGGATCAGCGCCTTGACCAGACCCCTCGCCGCTTCACGGCCCTGACTGGATTGTTCGGCGGCGGATCCACCGGCTTGGAGAATCAGCCGCCGCACCCACGCCTGCGCCAGTTTGCTGAATTGCTGCTACAGTACGGTGCCGATCCCGCCGACGAGGAGGCATTGGATCACGGCCACTACGACAAGAGCCCCTGCCTTGAGATACTGCTCCGTCACGGACTCACAGCCGATGCGCCTGTTAAGCGTTCCAGCACCGCGCACTCGCCTGAACCCGGTCCTCACACGTTACTCGGCCGGGAACTGTGCCTTGCGTCCGTCCTTGGGCAACTCGACACCGTCAAGCTTCTCCTGGCCCACTCGGCGCGGGTCAATGAGTCCTTCCGCGGCAAGACTGCCTGGCAGCACGCAATGGAGCGCGGCCATCTCGAGATCGTGCAACTGCTGGAGAAAGCAGGAGCCGTGCGCGCCGAAATGAGCGACGTCGATCAGTTGATAGCGCTCTGCATGGCAGGGGACGAGCCCGGTGCGCGAGCCTTGCTGCAGCGTGTCCCCGGGCTCCTGGCGCAAGCGCCGCGCGACATGGTGATGCGCGCCGTCAACACCGGCCGAAAGCCGGCTGTCCTTCTGGCGCTGGATCTGGGCTTCGACCCCAATTGGCTGGACGACAACGCGCCCATCCACAGTGCCGCTTGGAAAGGCGATGCGGAACTGGTCAACCTCCTGCTCTCGCGCGGCGCATCCATCGCGCTGCGCGAGCCCTGGTATGACGGCACAGCCATCGGTGGAGCGGAATTTTTCGGCCGCACACAACTGCGCGACGCGCTGCTCGACCAGCCCGGCATCTGTCTCTTCGACGCCCTCGATTTCGGCCGCCTGGATCGCATACCTGACATTCTGGCGCGCGACTCCGCAGCCTTGGAGCGTACATTCGCGGAGTGCCTCTCTCGTCCGCCCAAGCCCGAAGACTCCATCACTCCCCTGGCCCGTATGGTGCAACGGGGGCGGATCGAAGCAGTGGCCGCCTTACTGGCGCACGGGGCCAATGTGGCCGCGCGTCTCCCGGATGGCCGGTCTCTTGTCGAACACGCCAGAGAACAAGGCTATCAGCAGATCACCGCGTTGCTCGAACAGTACGGTGCATCCGCCTAG
- a CDS encoding DUF1593 domain-containing protein: MQLSGRSGVLSALAFGWTLLASYGAVGQPLAAPPVDSFTGHPRVVILSDIGNEPDDQMSLIRFLLYSNELEVEAIVATTSTWQKTVIHPETMHSLVKAYGQVRPNLLLHASGWPTAEELDARVYSGQPGYGLAATGLDKMSAGAEAVIRAVDRDDARPLWVCLWGGANTLAQALIHVRATRAPEDVAKFVAKLRVYSISDQDDAGPWIRREFPALFYVVQPSSPTSGEYYYATWTGISGDVYYRNCAGANGAVVTNEWLDANIRSKGPLGKLYPKFAFIMEGDTPSFLGLLDNGLNAYRKPDWGGWGGRYIYRQPYGETHPIWTQGGDLFSRVTSQDTVMGIDGKERVSDQATIWRWREAYQNDFAARMDWTRTDFAHANHNPTLVVNGQAGTAPVVMGAVVGEPVQLDAGGSKDPDGQTLHFTWFHYAEAGGTGTNLAAVTIAGADTAKATVTATAACRPQWLGGARCRGTGVAHLILAVTDEGSPKLTSYRRVILTVRPPGR, translated from the coding sequence ATGCAGTTGAGCGGGCGGAGTGGAGTCCTGTCAGCGCTGGCGTTCGGGTGGACGCTGTTGGCGAGCTACGGCGCAGTGGGCCAACCGTTGGCGGCTCCTCCGGTGGACAGTTTCACCGGGCATCCAAGGGTGGTGATCCTGAGTGACATCGGGAACGAACCCGATGATCAGATGTCGCTGATTCGCTTTCTGCTCTACTCCAACGAACTGGAGGTGGAGGCGATTGTGGCGACCACCTCGACGTGGCAGAAGACGGTGATCCACCCGGAGACCATGCATTCGCTGGTCAAAGCTTACGGGCAGGTGCGACCGAATCTGCTGCTGCACGCCAGCGGGTGGCCGACAGCGGAGGAACTGGATGCCCGTGTCTATTCCGGGCAGCCTGGATATGGACTGGCGGCCACGGGCCTCGACAAGATGTCGGCCGGGGCGGAAGCGGTCATTCGGGCGGTCGATCGCGACGACGCGCGTCCGTTGTGGGTTTGTCTGTGGGGTGGAGCGAATACGCTGGCGCAGGCGCTGATTCATGTGCGCGCGACGCGTGCTCCCGAGGATGTCGCGAAGTTCGTCGCGAAGCTGCGAGTGTATTCGATTTCAGATCAGGACGACGCGGGTCCCTGGATCCGGCGTGAGTTCCCGGCCCTGTTCTATGTGGTGCAACCTTCTTCGCCAACCAGCGGCGAGTACTACTACGCGACCTGGACGGGCATCAGCGGCGACGTCTATTACCGCAACTGCGCGGGTGCGAATGGGGCGGTGGTCACGAATGAGTGGCTGGACGCGAACATCCGCAGCAAGGGTCCGCTGGGCAAGCTATATCCGAAGTTTGCCTTCATCATGGAGGGCGATACGCCTTCCTTTCTGGGTCTGCTCGACAACGGGCTGAATGCGTATCGAAAGCCGGACTGGGGCGGCTGGGGAGGGCGTTATATCTACAGGCAGCCCTATGGCGAGACGCATCCGATCTGGACACAGGGCGGCGACCTGTTCTCGCGCGTGACTTCGCAGGACACGGTGATGGGTATCGACGGCAAAGAGCGTGTGTCGGATCAGGCGACGATCTGGCGCTGGCGCGAGGCGTATCAGAACGACTTCGCCGCCAGGATGGATTGGACCAGAACCGACTTCGCGCACGCCAATCACAACCCAACGCTGGTGGTGAATGGGCAAGCAGGGACGGCTCCGGTCGTGATGGGCGCGGTGGTTGGTGAACCCGTGCAGCTAGACGCAGGCGGCAGCAAGGATCCCGATGGGCAGACACTGCACTTCACATGGTTTCATTACGCCGAGGCGGGTGGCACTGGAACGAATCTGGCAGCAGTTACCATCGCCGGCGCGGATACAGCGAAGGCCACGGTGACGGCGACCGCAGCATGCCGGCCGCAGTGGCTGGGCGGCGCCCGCTGCCGCGGAACGGGCGTGGCTCACCTGATCCTGGCTGTCACGGATGAGGGATCACCGAAGCTGACGTCCTACCGCCGGGTGATTCTGACGGTGCGCCCGCCGGGCCGTTGA
- a CDS encoding aminotransferase class V-fold PLP-dependent enzyme, which translates to MVTRRKLFQNSSMMALSALGSGAARPTLPDKANFRVQEFETCLNAGRWHPLSNGARKAADLYQEYKQRGIWDRGSLGSPSNPNAHGGSQAETKQLFAKLIGASVDEIAFVQSTTAGENLVVQALGLPADGVNIVTDGLHFEGSLYLYDALRQKGMDVRVVKPRNWRLEMADLERAIDKQTRLVAISLVSYINGFEHDLRRVCEVAHAKGALVYADIVQAAGAMPFDVGASGVDFCATASYKWLMGDFGLGFLYASKGVLGRRLRRPVHSYRQLRSFSNHMFPYDSPAPSPVTWAQHETAAGYFEQGTLANSVSETLAYSLQYLETLGVETIHKHSQSMIQQMRREVPRLGHALITPEESRGPLVAFQLKDPMAIEAKLKKAKVDVTISDHRMRVSPSVYNDQADIDRLLQALSS; encoded by the coding sequence ATGGTCACGCGTCGCAAGCTCTTCCAAAACTCAAGCATGATGGCACTGAGTGCGCTGGGCTCGGGAGCCGCGCGCCCTACGCTGCCCGACAAGGCGAACTTCCGGGTGCAGGAGTTCGAGACCTGTCTCAACGCGGGCCGCTGGCATCCACTGAGCAATGGCGCGCGAAAGGCGGCCGATCTCTACCAGGAGTACAAGCAACGTGGAATCTGGGATCGGGGCAGCTTGGGGTCGCCCAGCAATCCGAATGCACACGGTGGCTCCCAGGCGGAAACGAAGCAGCTGTTCGCGAAGCTGATCGGGGCCTCGGTCGATGAGATCGCTTTCGTGCAGAGCACGACGGCCGGCGAGAACCTTGTTGTGCAGGCGCTGGGCCTGCCGGCCGATGGCGTAAATATCGTTACGGACGGTTTGCACTTCGAGGGATCACTGTACCTCTACGATGCGCTGCGGCAGAAGGGCATGGATGTACGCGTCGTCAAGCCACGCAACTGGCGCCTTGAGATGGCGGACCTGGAACGGGCCATCGATAAGCAGACGCGGCTTGTCGCGATTTCGCTTGTCTCCTATATCAATGGGTTTGAACACGACCTGAGACGGGTGTGTGAAGTGGCACACGCGAAGGGCGCGTTGGTGTATGCCGATATCGTGCAAGCCGCGGGCGCCATGCCCTTCGATGTAGGGGCGAGCGGTGTGGACTTCTGCGCGACCGCCAGCTACAAGTGGCTGATGGGCGATTTCGGCCTGGGCTTCCTGTACGCGAGCAAAGGAGTCTTGGGCCGGCGGCTGAGGCGTCCGGTGCACAGCTACCGTCAGCTTCGCAGTTTCTCCAATCACATGTTTCCCTATGACAGCCCCGCGCCCTCGCCTGTGACCTGGGCACAACACGAGACGGCAGCCGGTTACTTTGAGCAGGGTACGCTGGCTAATAGCGTCTCGGAGACCCTGGCCTATTCGCTGCAGTATCTCGAGACGCTCGGCGTGGAGACCATCCACAAGCACAGCCAATCCATGATCCAGCAGATGAGACGGGAGGTCCCGCGACTGGGGCACGCGCTCATCACTCCAGAAGAGTCGAGGGGCCCCCTGGTGGCGTTCCAACTGAAGGATCCAATGGCGATCGAGGCGAAGCTGAAGAAGGCGAAGGTGGACGTGACGATCTCAGATCACCGAATGCGCGTTTCGCCATCGGTTTACAACGATCAAGCCGATATTGACCGGCTGCTGCAGGCACTGTCGAGCTGA